The following coding sequences lie in one Oryza brachyantha chromosome 10, ObraRS2, whole genome shotgun sequence genomic window:
- the LOC102702691 gene encoding probable inorganic phosphate transporter 1-8 produces MARQEQHLQVLSALDAAKTQWYHFTAIVVAGMGFFTDAYDLFCISLVTKLLGRIYYTDLTKENPGSLPPNVAAAVNGVAFCGTLAGQLFFGWLGDKLGRKSVYGMTLLMMVICSVASGLSFSSTPTSVMATLCFFRFWLGFGIGGDYPLSATIMSEYANKKTRGAFIAAVFAMQGFGILAGGIVTLIISSAFRAGYPAPAYQDDRAASTVRQADYVWRIILMLGAAPALLTYYWRMKMPETARYTALVAKNAKQAASDMSRVLQVEIQEEPEKLEEMVSRNNTFGLFSRQFARRHGLHLVGTATTWFLLDIAFYSQNLFQKDIFTSINWIPKAKTMSALEEVFRISRAQTLIALCGTVPGYWFTVALIDVVGRFAIQLLGFFMMTVFMLGLAVPYHHWTTKGNHIGFVVMYAFTFFFANFGPNSTTFIVPAEIFPARLRSTCHGISAAAGKAGAIVGSFGFLYAAQDPHKPDAGYKPGIGVRNSLFVLAGCNLLGFICTFLVPESKGKSLEEMSGEAEEDDEVEMAAGGSAVRPQTA; encoded by the coding sequence ATGGCGCGGCAGGAGCAGCACCTGCAGGTGCTGAGCGCGCTGGACGCGGCGAAGACGCAGTGGTACCACTTCacggccatcgtcgtcgccgggaTGGGGTTCTTCACCGACGCGTACGACCTCTTCTGCATCTCCCTCGTCACCAAGCTGCTCGGCCGCATCTACTACACGGACCTCACCAAGGAGAACCCCGGCAGCCTGCCGCCGaacgtcgcggcggcggtcaACGGCGTCGCGTTCTGCGGGACGCTCGCCGGGCAGCTCTTCTTCGGCTGGCTCGGGGACAAGCTCGGGCGGAAGAGCGTGTACGGGATGACGCTGCTGATGATGGTCATCTGCTCCGTCGCGTCGGGGCTCTCGTTCTCCAGCACGCCGACCAGCGTGATGGCGACGCTCTGCTTCTTCCGCTTCTGGCTCGGGTtcggcatcggcggcgacTACCCGCTGTCGGCGACCATCATGTCGGAGTACGCCAACAAGAAGACCCGGGGCGCGTTCATCGCCGCGGTGTTCGCGATGCAGGGGTTCGGgatcctcgccggcggcatcgTCACGCTCATCATCTCCTCCGCCTTCCGCGCCGGGTacccggcgccggcgtacCAGGACGaccgcgccgcctccacggTCCGTCAGGCCGACTACGTGTGGCGCATCATCCTCAtgctcggcgccgcgccggcgctgctCACCTACTACTGGCGGATGAAGAtgccggagacggcgaggtACACCGCCCTGGTCGCCAAGAACGCCAAGCAGGCGGCGTCCGACATGTCCAGGGTGCTCCAGGTAGAGATCCAGGAGGAGCCCGAGAAGCTGGAGGAGATGGTGAGCCGCAACAACACCTTCGGCCTCTTCTCCCGGCAGTTcgcccgccgccacggcctccACCTCGTCGGCACCGCCACCACGTGGTTCCTCCTCGACATCGCCTTCTACAGCCAGAACCTGTTCCAGAAGGACATCTTCACCAGCATCAACTGGATCCCCAAGGCCAAGACCATGAGCGCGCTCGAGGAGGTGTTCCGCATCTCCCGCGCCCAGACGCTCATCGCCCTGTGCGGCACCGTGCCGGGCTACTGGTTCACCGTTGCGCTCATCGACGTCGTCGGCCGCTTCGCCATCCAGCTGCTCGGCTTCTTCATGATGACCGTCTTCATGCTCGGCCTCGCCGTGCCGTACCACCACTGGACCACCAAGGGCAACCACATCGGCTTCGTCGTCATGTACGCCTTCACCTTCTTCTTCGCCAACTTCGGCCCGAACTCCACCACCTTCATCGTGCCCGCCGAGATCTTCCCGGCGCGGCTGCGCTCCACCTGCCACggcatctccgccgccgccggcaaggcCGGCGCCATCGTCGGCTCGTTCGGCTTCCTCTACGCCGCGCAGGACCCGCACAAGCCCGACGCCGGGTACAAGCCCGGGATCGGCGTGCGCAACTCGCTCTTCGTGCTCGCCGGCTGCAACCTGCTCGGCTTCATCTGCACCTTCCTCGTGCCGGAGTCCAAGGGGAAGTCGCTGGAGGAGATgtccggcgaggccgaggaggacgacgaggtcgagatggccgccggcggctcgGCCGTGCGGCCTCAGACGGCGTAG